The genomic region CTTCTAGACAAAAAACTAATCCCTATAATCTCTCTGGCAAATGGTCAGGAAATGAGAGGCATCTGGGGGCCTGGGAATGCCAAGTCCAGATTGGGTTTTTCAAATTGTTTAAAACCATCCTTTGACCTGGGCCAGGTAGGTCTGACTCTGCTGTCGCTGCTGTCCACCGTTCGGTGGTCGACACAAATGAGGCGCTGGAGATGAAATGCTTGGGGGGACCTTCATAGTCCACGATCTCATACTGCCCAGGGCCTGGGAGAGGAGGCTTTGGGGGAAGAGGCAGAGGCTGTGCAGAGAAGTTCAGGATGGGGTTTCTCcttcagaaaagaaaga from Suncus etruscus isolate mSunEtr1 unplaced genomic scaffold, mSunEtr1.pri.cur scaffold_106_ctg1, whole genome shotgun sequence harbors:
- the LOC126000682 gene encoding O(6)-methylguanine-induced apoptosis 2-like gives rise to the protein RNPILNFSAQPLPLPPKPPLPGPGQYEIVDYEGPPKHFISSASFVSTTERWTAATAESDLPGPATYKPEFPAKHSFLYNEDKKWIPVL